A single genomic interval of Chitinophaga sp. 180180018-3 harbors:
- a CDS encoding 3-hydroxyacyl-ACP dehydratase yields MLAGNFYTVTAQTQEPGQITATIELNASHPIFQGHFPEQPVVPGVCMMQTITEVLADAVQRKVAMKKASQMKFLNMIDPGKQPLVDVIVNYKQEEAGWKVNATLKRDDKTFMKFQGIFI; encoded by the coding sequence ATGTTGGCAGGAAATTTTTATACGGTAACAGCACAAACACAGGAACCAGGACAGATAACGGCTACCATTGAACTGAATGCCAGCCACCCGATATTTCAGGGGCATTTTCCGGAGCAGCCTGTTGTGCCTGGTGTATGTATGATGCAAACCATTACAGAAGTACTGGCAGACGCTGTACAGCGGAAAGTGGCTATGAAGAAAGCCAGCCAGATGAAATTCCTGAATATGATAGATCCTGGTAAACAGCCGCTGGTGGATGTGATCGTTAACTATAAGCAGGAGGAAGCAGGATGGAAAGTGAATGCCACACTGAAACGCGACGATAAAACATTTATGAAGTTCCAGGGTATTTTTATTTAA
- a CDS encoding outer membrane lipoprotein carrier protein LolA, which yields MGVILSLQIQAQTGFKPVADLTPLKQQFAKAAQQTQSIQCDFVQEKNLSMLSDKIVSKGKFWFKKDSKVRMEYLQPSYYLLVINGKDIRIKDAKKENKVSGKSNKLFEQINKITVDCVRGTVLDNSDFTTKASENQQYYRLELEPVNKVMKEYFKTIVLLVDKQDYSVSKITMAELSGDDTTISFLHKQLNSNIPDAVFSAK from the coding sequence ATGGGTGTTATATTAAGCCTTCAAATACAGGCACAGACCGGCTTTAAGCCGGTAGCCGACCTGACGCCGCTGAAGCAGCAATTTGCAAAAGCTGCACAGCAAACACAAAGCATCCAGTGCGATTTCGTACAGGAAAAGAACCTGAGCATGCTTTCCGATAAGATTGTATCTAAAGGTAAGTTCTGGTTTAAGAAAGACAGTAAGGTTCGTATGGAGTACCTGCAGCCTTCCTATTACCTGCTGGTGATCAACGGAAAAGATATCCGTATTAAGGATGCCAAAAAGGAAAACAAGGTATCTGGGAAAAGTAATAAACTGTTTGAACAAATCAATAAGATCACTGTAGACTGTGTGAGAGGAACAGTACTGGATAATTCCGATTTCACCACCAAAGCTTCCGAAAATCAACAGTATTACCGCCTGGAGCTGGAACCGGTGAATAAGGTAATGAAAGAGTATTTCAAAACAATCGTGCTGCTGGTAGACAAGCAGGATTACTCCGTATCAAAAATCACTATGGCGGAATTATCCGGCGACGATACCACCATCAGCTTTTTACATAAACAATTGAATTCAAATATCCCCGATGCGGTATTTTCTGCTAAGTAG
- a CDS encoding polysaccharide deacetylase family protein encodes MLNNKIVNIIAVSCLLLLLAADKILAWNISFWLYGLPLLIFLPFTIHGAININSGFFVKALCEADTEEKVVALSFDDGPLPEYTPAVLDILKQAQVPAAFFCIGKNITGNESLLKRIYEEGHVIGNHTYSHHFWFDMKLSGSMLHDMQQMDTLTVDTTGLQPRLFRPPYGVTNPNLARAIKRGHYLPVGWSIRSLDTVAKNEQELLQRVLTQLKPGAVILLHDTCAVTAAVLPEMIKHIREQGYRLERIDKMLNVRAYV; translated from the coding sequence ATGCTGAACAACAAGATCGTAAATATCATTGCCGTATCCTGCCTGCTGTTATTATTAGCAGCCGATAAGATACTGGCATGGAATATTTCTTTCTGGTTGTATGGCCTGCCGCTGCTGATCTTTCTGCCCTTTACCATCCATGGCGCTATTAATATCAACTCCGGTTTTTTTGTCAAAGCCTTATGCGAAGCAGATACCGAAGAAAAAGTAGTGGCGCTTTCGTTCGATGATGGCCCGTTGCCGGAATATACGCCGGCAGTGCTGGACATTCTGAAACAGGCACAGGTGCCTGCCGCTTTTTTTTGTATAGGGAAAAATATCACCGGCAATGAGTCCTTACTGAAACGGATATACGAAGAAGGACATGTGATAGGCAACCATACCTATTCGCATCATTTCTGGTTTGATATGAAATTATCCGGAAGCATGCTGCACGATATGCAGCAGATGGATACGCTCACGGTTGATACTACCGGGCTGCAGCCACGGCTTTTCCGGCCGCCATATGGAGTTACGAACCCCAACCTGGCCCGGGCCATCAAAAGAGGACATTACCTGCCCGTGGGCTGGAGTATACGTTCGCTGGATACCGTGGCAAAGAATGAGCAGGAGCTGTTGCAACGTGTACTGACTCAGCTGAAACCTGGTGCGGTGATTCTCCTGCACGATACCTGTGCAGTCACCGCAGCGGTATTGCCGGAAATGATCAAACACATCCGGGAGCAGGGCTACCGTTTGGAAAGAATTGATAAAATGTTAAATGTGCGTGCATATGTGTAA
- a CDS encoding 1-acyl-sn-glycerol-3-phosphate acyltransferase: MVSVYNFFERHKILLWLCTIVCFFAAGYFAWQIKFEEDITKILPQDKKLDKLQQVFQDSRFADKLIVTISQKDTTQAAQPDSLTAYAAALTSQAGEQLKPYIREIQAQAGDTMIMGLMQVIQQHLPVFLEESDYSKIDSLLEKDKLQQQLQYDYNTLISPAGLVLKKMIQADPVGISWIGVKKLQHLQYDDQFELYDNYVITKDHRHVMIFITPANPPGATKINSQFLKGLDNIKDTLDKQHPFVAASYFGGTAVSAGNASQLRQDTMLTQSITIVLLVVLIAWFFRKKRSPVLVMLPVIFGGIFSLACIYAIKGHISVMAMGAGAVVLGIAVNYSLHVFNHYRHSQDIREVIRDLTTPMTLGSFTTIGGFLCLQFVPSPMLRDVGLFAALSLVGAALFSLVFLPHWIVIGKTPHEVHHHEDNWLDKLSALRPERNKYLVGAIFLLTIVFFYTARNVSFESDMMRMNFMTPQLKAAETQLNAVNTYIAQSVYVVSDGHNLESALENGEKLMPEVHRLQEQGIVKKYAGVQSLLLSDKEQQARIDRWNRYWTAEKKQQLLQYLHQEGSKLGFSATAFDTFNALLNKNFEQLTPDALKVLRSGNLGDFIIHKNGNTSVVTLLKVDPAHKQEVYKALENVPGTTVLDKQYAANRLVEVINEEFNNIAWMTSLLVFFSLLISYGRIELALITFVPMALSWVWILGIMGVFGIKFNIVNIILSTFIFGLGDDYSIFMMDGLLQEYKTGKKTLSSFKSSIFLSAITTVLGLGVLIFAKHPSLKSIALISIIGIGCVVVISQVMIPFLFNWLITNRVKKGYAPWTLKGWTLSVFSFSYFTFGCLLMTVIGFLLIRINPFDKEKGKLLYHRILSAYTRSVLYIMGNVKKRIINPDNEQLKTPVVIISNHQSFLDILVSTMLHPKVILLTNQWVWRSPVFGAVVRLADYYPVADGAEGAIDKLRKRVEEGYSIVVYPEGTRSPDPVIKRFHKGAFYIAEQLRLDILPLVIHGTAYTMTKGDFLLKDGTVTVKYLPRISQDDLSWGDNYSARTKTVSRYFKQQYELLRDEIEVPAYFREQLKYNFIYKGPVLEWYMRVKTKMENNYLLFHNLLPKEGRILDIGCGYGFMDYMLAWTAPGREITGIDYDEDKITTAARCFKKPEQLQFIHGDIAATPFEQYDAFILSDVLHYLSADEQETLLQQCIARLTTDGMIIIRDGDSDKQKRHEGTKFTEFMSTKVIGFNKTKQQLSFFSASHVRNLVSKYGAVAEEIDNTRYTSNVIFVIKKLPQKNYAQL; the protein is encoded by the coding sequence ATGGTTTCTGTATATAACTTCTTCGAACGGCACAAAATTCTGCTATGGCTTTGCACCATCGTCTGCTTCTTTGCAGCCGGATATTTTGCCTGGCAGATAAAGTTTGAAGAAGATATAACCAAGATACTTCCGCAGGATAAAAAACTGGACAAACTGCAACAGGTTTTCCAGGATTCCCGCTTTGCAGACAAGTTGATTGTTACCATCTCCCAAAAAGATACCACACAAGCTGCACAACCCGATAGTTTAACGGCTTATGCCGCTGCACTGACCAGTCAGGCGGGCGAACAGCTGAAACCTTATATCCGGGAAATTCAGGCACAGGCCGGCGATACAATGATCATGGGCCTGATGCAGGTGATACAGCAACACCTGCCCGTTTTCCTGGAAGAAAGCGATTATAGTAAAATAGACAGCCTGCTGGAAAAAGATAAACTTCAGCAGCAATTGCAATACGACTATAATACACTTATTTCCCCGGCAGGCCTGGTGCTGAAGAAAATGATACAGGCAGACCCCGTGGGCATTTCCTGGATCGGTGTGAAAAAATTGCAACACCTGCAGTATGACGACCAGTTTGAGTTATATGATAACTACGTCATCACAAAAGACCACCGGCATGTGATGATCTTCATCACGCCTGCAAACCCTCCCGGTGCAACAAAGATCAATTCCCAGTTCCTGAAAGGGCTGGATAATATAAAAGACACCCTGGATAAACAACATCCGTTTGTGGCCGCTTCTTACTTTGGCGGCACGGCGGTGTCGGCCGGAAATGCCAGCCAGTTAAGGCAGGATACGATGCTGACACAAAGCATCACGATTGTGTTGCTGGTGGTACTGATAGCCTGGTTTTTCAGGAAGAAGCGTTCGCCGGTGCTGGTGATGCTGCCCGTGATTTTCGGCGGCATTTTCTCACTGGCATGCATATACGCTATTAAGGGCCATATTTCTGTCATGGCCATGGGCGCCGGTGCAGTGGTATTGGGAATTGCTGTCAACTACTCGCTGCATGTGTTCAATCACTACAGGCATTCGCAGGATATCCGCGAGGTAATCCGCGACCTGACAACGCCTATGACACTGGGCAGCTTTACTACCATCGGAGGTTTTTTATGCCTGCAGTTTGTGCCATCGCCCATGTTGCGTGATGTAGGCTTGTTTGCTGCGTTAAGCCTGGTAGGAGCTGCGTTGTTTTCGCTGGTGTTTTTGCCGCATTGGATAGTGATAGGAAAGACACCACACGAAGTACATCATCATGAAGATAACTGGCTCGACAAGCTATCTGCGCTCCGTCCTGAACGAAATAAATACCTGGTAGGTGCCATTTTCCTGCTGACTATCGTATTTTTCTACACTGCCCGCAACGTATCGTTCGAGAGCGATATGATGCGTATGAACTTTATGACGCCGCAATTAAAGGCGGCGGAAACTCAACTAAATGCGGTAAATACCTATATCGCCCAATCGGTATACGTTGTGTCCGACGGACATAACCTGGAATCAGCTTTGGAAAACGGCGAAAAATTGATGCCGGAAGTACACCGCCTGCAGGAGCAGGGAATTGTAAAGAAGTATGCCGGCGTACAGTCGTTACTGTTATCTGATAAAGAACAACAGGCACGCATCGATCGCTGGAACCGTTACTGGACGGCCGAAAAGAAGCAGCAATTATTACAGTACCTGCATCAGGAAGGAAGTAAGCTGGGCTTCAGCGCCACCGCATTCGATACATTCAATGCACTACTGAACAAAAACTTTGAACAGCTTACCCCGGATGCCCTGAAAGTATTACGTAGTGGTAACCTCGGTGATTTTATCATACACAAGAATGGCAATACTTCAGTAGTAACCCTGTTGAAGGTAGACCCTGCGCATAAGCAGGAAGTGTATAAAGCGCTGGAAAACGTGCCCGGCACCACTGTGCTCGATAAGCAGTACGCTGCTAACCGGCTGGTAGAAGTGATCAATGAAGAGTTCAATAACATCGCCTGGATGACCTCGTTGCTGGTATTCTTCTCGCTGTTGATCTCCTATGGCCGCATAGAACTGGCACTGATCACCTTTGTGCCAATGGCGCTTAGCTGGGTGTGGATTCTGGGGATCATGGGTGTGTTCGGTATTAAGTTCAACATCGTTAATATCATCCTCTCTACTTTCATTTTTGGTTTGGGTGATGATTACAGCATCTTCATGATGGATGGACTGCTACAGGAGTATAAAACAGGGAAGAAAACGTTGTCGTCTTTCAAATCTTCCATATTCCTCTCTGCTATTACAACCGTGCTGGGACTGGGGGTATTGATATTTGCCAAACATCCCTCCCTGAAATCCATCGCGCTGATTTCCATTATAGGCATCGGCTGCGTAGTGGTTATCTCACAGGTGATGATTCCTTTCCTCTTCAACTGGCTTATCACCAATCGTGTAAAGAAAGGATATGCTCCATGGACGCTGAAGGGCTGGACATTATCAGTGTTTTCATTTTCCTATTTTACATTCGGATGCCTGCTTATGACTGTGATCGGCTTCCTGCTGATCCGCATAAATCCTTTCGATAAAGAGAAAGGTAAGCTGTTGTATCATCGCATCCTTTCAGCGTATACCCGTAGTGTATTGTATATTATGGGGAATGTGAAAAAGCGTATTATCAATCCCGATAATGAACAACTGAAAACACCGGTAGTCATCATCAGCAATCATCAGTCGTTCCTGGATATCCTGGTATCAACCATGTTGCATCCGAAAGTGATTCTGCTGACAAACCAGTGGGTATGGCGTTCTCCGGTATTTGGAGCTGTGGTACGGCTGGCGGATTATTACCCGGTGGCCGATGGGGCAGAAGGCGCTATCGACAAGCTAAGGAAAAGGGTAGAAGAAGGATATTCCATTGTCGTATATCCCGAAGGTACCCGCTCTCCTGATCCGGTTATCAAGCGCTTTCACAAAGGAGCTTTTTATATAGCGGAGCAGCTGCGATTGGATATATTGCCACTGGTCATTCACGGTACTGCCTATACGATGACTAAAGGCGATTTCCTGTTGAAAGATGGTACAGTAACGGTTAAATATCTGCCACGTATTTCGCAGGATGATCTTTCCTGGGGAGATAACTATAGCGCACGTACGAAAACTGTCAGCCGATATTTTAAGCAGCAGTATGAGTTGTTGAGAGATGAAATTGAAGTGCCGGCATATTTCAGGGAACAGTTGAAGTATAATTTCATTTATAAAGGCCCGGTATTGGAGTGGTATATGCGTGTGAAAACAAAGATGGAGAACAACTACCTGTTGTTCCACAACTTGTTGCCTAAAGAAGGACGCATACTGGATATTGGCTGCGGCTATGGGTTTATGGATTATATGCTGGCCTGGACTGCGCCCGGCAGAGAGATTACGGGCATTGATTACGATGAGGATAAAATAACTACAGCAGCCCGTTGCTTTAAAAAGCCGGAGCAGCTGCAGTTTATTCATGGAGATATTGCTGCCACTCCTTTCGAACAATATGATGCATTTATATTGAGTGATGTATTACATTATCTGTCGGCCGACGAGCAGGAAACATTGCTCCAGCAATGTATTGCGCGGCTTACCACGGATGGTATGATTATAATACGTGATGGCGACAGCGACAAACAAAAAAGGCACGAAGGCACGAAGTTTACGGAGTTTATGTCCACGAAGGTTATTGGGTTTAATAAAACGAAGCAGCAACTGTCGTTTTTCTCAGCATCACATGTACGTAACCTGGTCAGCAAATACGGTGCGGTAGCGGAAGAAATTGATAACACCCGCTATACGTCGAATGTAATATTTGTGATTAAAAAACTTCCCCAAAAAAATTATGCGCAACTATGA
- a CDS encoding beta-ketoacyl-[acyl-carrier-protein] synthase family protein yields the protein MSEKVWIAGGGVISGIGLNLQECMQSFRDMKPGMTGMQHLSSVHRNTFPVAEVKADNNTLADMARMPENISRTALLSMIAAREAWQASGLGDISRYRVGLVSGNTVGGMDKTEDFFAAYLANAGGGRLHQLIHHECGSITELVADMLGVRHHISTISTACSSGANALMYGARLIRNNIVDVVIAGGTDSLTRFTLNGFNTLMILDQQPCRPFDETRTGLNLGEGAGYVILVSDSLAASLQPWCRLSGFANANDAYHQTASSPDGNGNYLAMKGALDMSGLQPQQIGYINLHGTGTQNNDVSEGIAINRIFAPHFPPMSSTKSFTGHTLGASGGIEAVFSAWALKEGIIYPNARFQQPMKELPFTPVETYSEGHDLQHVLSNSFGFGGNCSSLVFSSY from the coding sequence ATGAGCGAAAAGGTGTGGATAGCAGGAGGTGGGGTGATCAGTGGAATAGGACTGAACCTGCAGGAGTGTATGCAGTCGTTCCGGGACATGAAGCCCGGCATGACCGGTATGCAGCACCTGTCTTCTGTTCATCGTAATACCTTTCCGGTGGCAGAAGTAAAGGCCGATAACAACACGCTGGCTGATATGGCCCGGATGCCGGAAAATATCAGCAGAACGGCATTGCTCAGTATGATTGCTGCCCGCGAAGCGTGGCAGGCCAGCGGTTTGGGCGATATTTCCCGTTACCGCGTAGGACTTGTTTCCGGCAACACCGTTGGTGGGATGGATAAAACGGAAGACTTCTTCGCCGCCTACCTGGCTAATGCCGGGGGAGGGCGCCTGCATCAGCTGATACACCACGAATGTGGCAGTATCACAGAGCTGGTAGCCGATATGCTCGGCGTCAGGCATCATATATCCACCATCAGCACTGCCTGCTCGTCGGGCGCCAATGCGCTGATGTATGGAGCACGCCTGATCCGCAATAATATCGTTGATGTGGTCATTGCCGGCGGCACCGACTCGCTCACCCGATTTACCCTCAATGGTTTTAATACCCTCATGATCCTGGATCAGCAGCCCTGCCGCCCGTTCGACGAAACCCGCACCGGCCTCAATCTGGGAGAAGGCGCCGGTTACGTGATACTGGTATCAGACAGCCTGGCTGCAAGCCTGCAGCCCTGGTGCCGCCTCAGCGGATTCGCCAATGCCAACGATGCATATCATCAGACGGCTTCCTCGCCCGACGGCAACGGTAACTACCTGGCCATGAAAGGTGCACTGGACATGAGCGGTTTGCAACCACAGCAGATTGGTTACATCAACCTGCATGGCACCGGAACACAAAATAACGATGTATCTGAAGGCATTGCCATTAACCGGATATTTGCACCGCATTTTCCGCCGATGAGCTCCACCAAATCTTTTACAGGACATACCCTGGGAGCCAGCGGTGGTATTGAAGCGGTATTCTCGGCCTGGGCGCTGAAAGAAGGAATTATTTACCCGAATGCGCGCTTTCAGCAGCCCATGAAGGAACTGCCTTTCACGCCGGTGGAAACTTATTCTGAAGGCCATGATCTGCAGCATGTACTGTCTAATTCATTCGGATTTGGTGGTAACTGCTCCAGTCTTGTTTTTTCAAGCTATTAG
- a CDS encoding NAD(P)/FAD-dependent oxidoreductase — protein MRNYDVIIIGSGLGGLVCGAILSQNGYRVCIYEKNRQTGGCLQTYSRSKVIFDSGVHYIGGLAEGENLYKVFKYLGIYDQLKLKRMDMDGFDHIGFTGDDKVYRIAQGEENFIRTLLEDFPEEEVALRTYCSKIREICSKFPLYNLRTGDYEEKRQVLHLNTADYLQSITDNPKLQQVLAGNNLLYAGIAGKTPLYVHALIVNSYMQSAWKCVNGGSQIGKHLCRKIREHGGTIIRNTAVTAIQGEGDKVDHIVLQDGSIARAKYYISNLHPAQTMAITHSDMLRGAYRSRMQNLHNSTGAFVLNVALKPGTFPYLNYNYYHHATDNAWEGIAYREDNWPQTYAIYVSATTHSDTWADSLSVMTYMNYEELAPWQHTFNTVLQADSRGADYEAFKERKANQLIDAVEMQFPGFRNCIHSYNVATPLSYRDYIGTADGSMYGIRKDSADPLRTMVSARTKLSNLYLTGQNLNLHGILGVTISSVITSAELLGMEFLVNEINQSIHT, from the coding sequence ATGCGCAACTATGATGTTATCATTATAGGCAGCGGTCTCGGTGGCCTCGTATGTGGCGCGATACTCAGTCAGAATGGCTATCGCGTATGCATATACGAAAAAAACCGCCAGACAGGCGGCTGCCTGCAAACCTACTCCCGCAGCAAGGTGATCTTCGACTCCGGCGTACACTACATCGGCGGCCTTGCTGAGGGCGAAAACCTGTACAAAGTATTCAAATACCTGGGCATTTATGATCAGCTAAAGCTGAAACGCATGGATATGGATGGTTTCGACCATATCGGCTTTACCGGCGACGATAAAGTATACCGGATTGCACAGGGAGAAGAGAATTTCATTCGCACCCTGCTGGAAGACTTCCCCGAAGAAGAAGTGGCGCTTAGAACTTATTGCAGCAAGATCCGGGAGATATGCAGCAAGTTTCCCCTGTACAATCTTCGCACGGGCGACTATGAAGAAAAACGCCAGGTGCTGCATCTGAACACCGCTGATTATTTGCAAAGCATCACAGATAATCCTAAGCTGCAACAGGTATTAGCCGGCAATAACCTGCTCTACGCCGGCATAGCCGGCAAAACCCCCTTATACGTACACGCCCTGATCGTGAACAGCTATATGCAAAGTGCCTGGAAATGCGTGAACGGCGGCTCTCAGATCGGCAAGCACCTTTGCCGGAAGATTCGTGAACACGGTGGTACTATTATCAGAAACACTGCCGTGACGGCTATACAGGGCGAAGGTGATAAAGTGGATCATATCGTATTGCAGGATGGTTCCATAGCCCGGGCTAAGTATTACATTTCCAACCTGCATCCGGCACAAACCATGGCCATCACTCACAGCGACATGCTCAGAGGCGCCTACCGGAGCAGAATGCAAAACCTCCATAATTCAACAGGTGCCTTCGTACTGAATGTAGCGCTGAAACCCGGCACATTTCCGTATCTCAATTACAACTATTATCACCACGCTACAGACAATGCCTGGGAGGGGATTGCATACAGGGAGGATAACTGGCCGCAGACATACGCCATTTACGTATCGGCCACTACGCATAGCGATACCTGGGCCGACAGTCTTTCCGTGATGACCTATATGAATTATGAAGAGCTGGCCCCCTGGCAGCATACCTTCAATACTGTATTGCAGGCCGATAGCCGGGGCGCCGATTATGAGGCGTTCAAGGAACGGAAGGCTAATCAGCTGATTGATGCCGTGGAGATGCAGTTTCCTGGCTTCCGTAACTGTATACACTCGTACAATGTGGCTACGCCACTGTCGTACCGCGATTATATCGGTACTGCGGATGGCAGTATGTACGGCATCCGGAAAGACAGCGCCGATCCGCTCCGTACCATGGTTTCTGCCCGGACTAAGTTATCCAATTTGTATCTTACAGGCCAAAACCTGAACTTGCATGGTATTCTGGGGGTGACCATCAGCAGTGTGATCACTTCGGCAGAATTACTGGGAATGGAGTTCCTGGTAAATGAAATTAATCAGTCAATTCATACATAA
- a CDS encoding DUF2062 domain-containing protein, protein MIQQSIHNNAFEQHRVAVLIPTYNNAGTLRQVLTDALTYTAHVIVVNDGATDSTGTILEQFPGIQLVSYSPNRGKGIALRRGFAYALEKGYDYVITMDADGQHFASDLPGMLQQIAEKPGALIIGARNLHQENMPGKNTFANKFSNFWFYVNTGLKGPDTQSGYRVYPISLMRNMRFFCSKYEFEVEVIVRSAWKGIQVDWAPVKVYYPPAEERVSHFRPGRDFTRISVLNTVLVLVTFLYIKPRDLIRYLLKKENWKKMWREEVLRSDESNFMKAASIGFGIFMGIVPIWGFQLLVAILVSIRLKLNKALVLLSAHISTPPVTPLVIFASFMTGKVWMGQTARDLIFSNGISFDTIRDNLVQYALGAITLAIGAGIIAWLLSWGLLTIFRKKGTTNNRRRPTIVNS, encoded by the coding sequence GTGATACAACAATCAATACATAACAACGCCTTCGAGCAGCATCGGGTAGCAGTGCTGATCCCAACGTACAACAATGCAGGTACGTTGAGGCAGGTATTGACTGACGCGCTGACTTATACTGCGCATGTAATTGTGGTGAATGATGGTGCTACCGATAGTACCGGCACTATACTGGAGCAATTTCCGGGTATACAGCTGGTATCGTATAGCCCTAACCGTGGGAAAGGGATTGCGCTCAGGCGTGGCTTTGCTTATGCCCTCGAAAAAGGATACGATTATGTGATTACGATGGATGCAGACGGACAGCATTTTGCATCGGATCTTCCGGGTATGTTGCAACAGATTGCTGAAAAACCCGGTGCGCTTATCATCGGCGCCCGTAATCTCCATCAGGAAAACATGCCTGGCAAAAATACCTTCGCCAACAAGTTTTCCAATTTCTGGTTCTATGTAAATACCGGCCTGAAAGGCCCCGATACCCAATCGGGGTACCGGGTGTATCCCATCAGTCTGATGCGTAATATGCGCTTCTTCTGCTCCAAGTATGAGTTTGAAGTGGAGGTGATTGTTCGCAGTGCATGGAAAGGCATCCAGGTCGATTGGGCGCCGGTAAAGGTATATTATCCGCCGGCAGAGGAAAGGGTGTCGCATTTTCGCCCTGGCCGCGATTTTACCCGCATCAGCGTACTGAATACGGTACTGGTGCTGGTAACGTTCCTGTATATCAAACCCCGGGACCTGATCCGTTATCTCCTGAAAAAAGAGAACTGGAAGAAGATGTGGAGAGAAGAGGTATTGAGATCAGATGAATCCAATTTTATGAAAGCTGCTTCCATAGGCTTCGGCATATTCATGGGAATTGTGCCTATATGGGGTTTTCAGCTGCTGGTAGCGATTCTCGTATCTATCCGGCTGAAATTAAATAAGGCATTGGTATTGTTATCTGCCCACATCAGTACGCCACCTGTTACGCCGCTGGTCATTTTCGCCAGCTTTATGACCGGAAAGGTTTGGATGGGGCAAACCGCCAGAGATCTTATATTTTCGAATGGTATCAGCTTCGATACCATACGCGATAATCTGGTGCAATATGCATTAGGCGCCATCACGCTTGCGATAGGAGCAGGTATAATTGCATGGCTGCTAAGCTGGGGCCTGCTTACAATTTTCAGAAAAAAAGGAACTACGAATAACCGAAGGAGACCAACCATCGTTAACTCGTAA
- a CDS encoding beta-ketoacyl synthase chain length factor, with protein sequence MFTVYINGTGCISPQNSAQGGPLLAALREYEQVRLATVDPDYKQWIDIKQIRRMSRVVKMGVGAAYLSLEAAGITRPDAIITGTAYGCLDDTGVFLTKMVNQQEEMLTPTAFIQSTHNTVAGQIALMLGCNGYNNTFVHRGFSFENALLDATMILKESNAGNILVGGLDEITNHRHQLLSRFGIYKKAPVKTMELLKSPDRGTIAGEGAAFFTLGVTKGPGTVAALSGVSTLYKPLWEGEVIGHIMKFLEDNNCTPADIDLLVTGRNGDIDQDEIYEEIADALFPETAEASFKHLCGEYPTAAAFGVWMANAIMEEQQVPEAARFYGRTPEKIQKVLIYNHHQGTHHTLVLLTAC encoded by the coding sequence ATGTTTACTGTCTATATAAACGGAACTGGTTGTATATCCCCGCAGAACTCTGCGCAGGGCGGGCCTTTGCTGGCAGCGCTCCGGGAATACGAACAGGTGAGGCTGGCAACGGTAGACCCGGATTACAAACAATGGATCGATATTAAGCAGATCCGCCGGATGAGCCGCGTGGTGAAAATGGGCGTAGGTGCAGCTTACCTGAGCCTGGAAGCTGCCGGCATCACCCGCCCCGATGCCATTATCACCGGCACCGCCTACGGCTGCCTCGATGACACCGGTGTTTTCCTGACCAAGATGGTGAATCAGCAGGAAGAAATGCTGACGCCTACAGCGTTTATACAAAGCACACACAATACCGTGGCTGGCCAGATCGCGTTGATGCTGGGCTGCAACGGATATAACAATACATTCGTACATCGCGGTTTTTCTTTTGAAAATGCCCTGCTGGACGCCACCATGATACTGAAAGAAAGCAATGCAGGTAATATCCTCGTTGGCGGACTGGATGAAATTACAAATCACCGCCACCAGCTCTTATCCCGGTTCGGCATCTATAAAAAAGCCCCGGTGAAAACAATGGAGTTGTTGAAAAGCCCCGACAGAGGCACGATTGCCGGCGAAGGTGCCGCGTTTTTTACACTCGGCGTTACGAAAGGTCCGGGTACAGTAGCTGCACTCAGCGGGGTTAGCACACTATACAAGCCATTGTGGGAAGGAGAAGTGATAGGACATATCATGAAATTCCTGGAAGACAATAACTGTACGCCTGCGGATATCGACCTGCTGGTAACCGGCAGGAACGGTGATATTGATCAGGATGAAATATACGAAGAGATTGCCGATGCCCTGTTCCCGGAAACGGCGGAAGCCAGCTTTAAGCATCTCTGTGGTGAATATCCTACAGCTGCGGCATTTGGCGTGTGGATGGCCAATGCCATTATGGAGGAACAACAGGTACCGGAAGCAGCCCGGTTCTATGGCAGAACGCCGGAAAAAATACAAAAAGTGTTAATCTATAATCATCATCAGGGTACTCATCATACCCTGGTATTGCTGACTGCATGCTGA